TTTAAGAACCAAATGAAAGGGAACATCAAACGGTAGAACCAAATAATCGGCGCTGCGAACGCCATTGTAACAGCCTCAGCTTTTTGAATGGCAACGGTTTTTGGTGCAAGCTCACCTACAACCACATGCAGGAAGGTGACTAAAGCAAAGGCTATGCCGAAGGATAAAATATGGGTAAGCGATTCGGCAATCTCAAATCTTTCAAATACCGGGTGCAATAACTTTTCGACAGTAGGCTCACCAAGCCAGCCCAGCCCTAATGCGGTAATGGTTATTCCCAATTGACAGGCTGATAAATACTCATCAAGGTGAGTGACGACTCTCTTAGCTGAAATAGCCCTTTTATTGCCCTCAGCAATCAGTTGATCAATTCGGGAAACACGTACTTTTACAATCGCAAACTCAGTTGCTACGAAGAATGCGGTTAATGCTATTAATAGTGCAATCAGTAATAAATTTATGGTTGTCAACGAGCAGTCTTACTAAAGTAAGACATACACCTCCTAAAATGGTTATAATCCTTATAAAGTTCACTACTTAAATTGTGCCCAAATAGATATCCATAATGCTCCAAAAACCCAAAAAACGTTTTGGGACAGGATATCAGTTGAGCAATAAAAGCAATGTTTGAATTAATGATAAGCTTTCATGTGAAATATTCTTTTTGACATATTCGTATTTTTCGGGATCAGATTTTTTAAGCTGTGAAAGTGCTTTTGTCACATCTTCCTCCAGATCCTGAATTTTGAGCCTTAGTTCAAGAACATCTACCTCTTCAGAAAATCGGCCGATAACTTTTTCTTTATTTCCTCCAGCGACAAACCATCCGCTTTACATTTTTCGATAAAAGCAATACGTTCGATGGCGGAATAATCATAATAGCGATAATTTGAAGGGGAACGTTCTGCTTTTAGCAGTCCGAGTGAAGTATAGTAATCAATCGTTCTCTTAGTAACCTTTGCTTTTTCAGCCAATTCTCCTATTCTTAACTTCTCAGCCCCATGAGGATTCCTCCAAACTGTTACGTGATGGTTATGAATCTAATTATACTAAAAAATAATAGAAAATCAATGAATTTGAATAATGAAACAAGCAGGGAGGAAGAGATTTCCACAAAAAAATAACACCGGATAACCGGTGCTATTTTGCATTCAGGCTTTAACGGCCTCTTTCTTTGCTTCCGTTTCCGCTACAATTACTGCACAGGCAGCATCACCTGTAATATTAACTGCTGTTCGCGTCATATCAAGCAGACGGTCAATCCCAATGATTAATGCGATACCTTCAACAGGAAGATTGACAGAGTTAAGAACCATCGCTAGCATAATCAAACCGACACCAGGCACACCAGCTGTACCAACGCTGGCAAGAACGGCAGTAAGGACAACCGTGATTAGCTGTGTCAATGTTAAATCAACATTATATACCTGGGCAATGAAAATAGTTGCAACTCCCTGCATGATGGCTGTTCCATCCATGTTGATGGTTGCACCGAGAGGCTGAACAAAGCTGCTGATTGATTCAGGAACTTTCAGATTTTTTGGGCCGTATTCATGGAAATCGGCAGAGTCGCATTACTGCTTGATGTACTGAAAGCAACCCCCATGGCCGGCGCAAAGCCTTTAAAGAACCATAGCGGGTTTTTCTTTGCAAGTAAAGCAATAGAACCTCCATAGGTTAAAATCGCATGTATAAATAACGCAAGAAGAACTACGATCATATAAAGTCCCATAGCTTTAATGGCACTTAGACCCTGACTTCCTACAGCAGAAACGATAAGTCCAAACGTTCCATAAGGAGCGAACCTCATAACCAGGTTAACAAGGTACATCATCATGTCATTGCCTTGTTCAATAAGGTTTAATATACCTTTTGTTTTATTGCCGAGCATGGTTAATGCAAATCCGACAAAAATAGAAAAAGTGATAATCTGAAGCATATTGCCTTCCGTGAAGGCTTTTACCGGATTGGTTGGAATAATATTTAATAGTGTCTCTGAGACAGGAGGAGCTTCC
This window of the Cytobacillus pseudoceanisediminis genome carries:
- a CDS encoding MerR family transcriptional regulator; amino-acid sequence: MAEKAKVTKRTIDYYTSLGLLKAERSPSNYRYYDYSAIERIAFIEKCKADGLSLEEIKKKLSADFLKR